DNA from Aureimonas sp. AU20:
AGGACTTGATCTCCACGATGGTGAACTCGCCCTTTTCCGACAGGCAGAGAAGATCGGCGCGCCGCCCGGTCGTCAGCGGGATTTCCGGCAGGACGGACACGCGCATCTGGATCATCAGCCGCTGCACGCCCCGGCGCACCAGAAGGGCGCGCTCGGACTGCCGGCCATCGACCAGGGGATCGCGCAGGTTGGGAGAGACGATGGGCATGGGCCGAGTTAGCCCACTGCGCCCCGCCCCTTCAAGCGAAATTCGGAACGAATCGGAAACGCGACAGGGTGTCGCGACCCGCTCACGCTCCGGTCGGCAACTCCGGCACGAAGCGGCGGCGGATTTCGGCGGCGACCCGCATCGGCGTCTCCAGGCTCGGCAGGTGGCCGCATTCCTCCAGAAGCACGAAGCGGGCATCGGGCAGCGCCTCGGCCATGCCCTGGCCCGCGCCGGGCGGCGAGAACTGGTCGTCCGCACCCCAGATCAAGAGCGCCGGGCAGGTGATGCGGGACAGATCGCCCGTCCGGTCGGGCCGCGTCGCCAGCGCCTCGTTCTGCGCCAGAAGCCGGCTTGCCGGAGCGCGCTCCGTCATGCGGCGAAAGGCGTCGGCGGCTTCCTGGCCGCGCCCTTCGGGCTCGAACACGATGCGCCGCGCCATATCCTCCAGCATCTCCGCCCCACCATCGGCCTCGATCGCCGCGCGCCGGCGCTCCAGCGGCGCGCGGTCGCTTACGCCCGCCGGCCCCGCGCCCATGACGATCAGCCCGCGCACTTGGTAGGGGGCCATCAGCGCCACCTCGCGCGCCACATGGCCGCCGAAGGACGTGCCGGCGACGAGAAAGGGCGCATCGCCCATCTGGTTCAGAACGAGCTTGGCGCATGCCGCAAGATCGGGCTCGGCGGGGGTCACGGTTTCGCAGTCGAAATCGGGCCGCAGCAGCGGCACCAGGGGCTCGCAAAGATCGCCGTCGCAGGCGAAGGCGGGAATGAAGACAAGACGCATCGGGTCGCTCCGGGTTCGGAATCGGCGCTCGCCGCGCATATAGGGCGAGCTCCCCCGGGGCGATGGCCGGGCATGCCGTCGCAGATGCGAAAGTTTTGGCGCGGGCGCCTTTGCAGTGCGGAAGAGGGAAGCGTAAGAGGCGGGGAATTTCCCCGCATCTTGCTCGCCCGTCTCGACTGGACCCCTCCCCATGCAGAAACGCCCCCTCGGCCGCACCGGCCTCCATGTCAGCCGCATCTGCCTCGGCACGATGACTTTCGGCGAGCAGAACACGGAGAGCGAGGCCCATGCGCAGCTCGACCGCGCGGTCGAGGCAGGCGTCGATTTCCTCGACATGGCCGAGCTCTACCCGATCCCGCCCAAGGCCGAGACGCAGGGCGCGACGGAGCGCTTCATCGGCTCCTGGCTGAAGGCGCGGGGCCTGCGAGATCGGGTCTTGATCGCCACCAAGGTCGTGGGTCGCTCGGACTCCACCTGGTTCCGGCGGGACGCGTCCAAGCCGCGCCTGGACCTTGCCAATATCCGCGAAGCGCTGGAAGGCTCGCTGAAGCGCCTCGGCGTCGAGGCGATCGACCTTTATCAGGTCCACTGGCCCGACCGGCCGACCTCCGGCTTCGGCTCGGTGCCGACCCGCTGGAAGTCGCCCGCCGCCGACCCCACCGAAGTGCCGATCGAGGAAACGCTCGACGCGCTGGGGCAGCTGGTTTGCGAGGGCAAAATCCGCCATCTCGGCCTGTCCAACGAGTCGGCCTGGGGCACGATGCGCTATCTCGCCCATGCCGAGCGCACCGACGCGCCGCGCGTCGCCAGCATTCAGAACGCCTACAACCTTCTGAACCGCGTTTTCGAGCCGGCGCTGGCGGAAGTGGCGCTGCGCGAGGATGTCGGCCTTCTCGCCTATTCCCCGCTCGGCCAGGGCTATCTCACCGGCAAATACGCCAATGGCGCTCGGCCCGAGGGCTCGCGCAAGGCGCTGTTCGATCGCCTCCAGCGCTACGAAAAGCCCGGCACGGCCGAGGCGGTGGACGCCTATGTGGCCTTGGCGCGCGAGTTCGGCCTCCAGCCCGCGACCTTCGCCAACGCCTTCGTCCTGGCGCAGCCCTTCGTGACGGCGACGATCATCGGCGCCACCACCATGGCGCAGCTGGAGGAATGTCTGGCGGCGGAAGACGTCGTCTGGACCGACGAGATGCAGGCGGCGGTGGACGCCGTGCACCAGCGCGTGGGCAATCCCGCGCCCTGACGGCGCGCCACGGCGTCGGCGCCCCGTCAGGGGCTTCGGCGCTTGCAGCCTTCCGGCGTCAAAGGGCGGCCTCTCCCGACGCAGAACGCCCCAGTTCGGGCGTCGGCACGAACCCCCGGCCGCTGCGTTCCCCCTCCAGGGGCAGGTCGCGGTGGAAACAGATGCGCCCCTTGCCGATGCGCTTGCCGTGGTAGAGCGCATCGTCGGCCCGGTGCAGGAGTTGGCGCGGGCTCGACCCGTCGACCGGCGCGATCGCGACGCCGATCGTCGCGCCGACCTGAACCTCGGCGCCGTTGCGCAGAAGCATGGGCTCGCCGATCGCCTGGATCAGTTTCTCGGCCATGGGCTGCACGCGCGCCGGCCCCGCGCCCGAGCCGAGCACGACGCAGAACTCGTCGCCCCCCAGGCGAACCGCGAGATCTTCGGCACCGATCAGCGCCGCGATCCGCTCCGCCACGAAGCGCAGCACCTGGTCGCCGGCATCGTGCCCTTGCGTGTCGTTGACCGTCTTGAAGCCGTCGAGATCGAGATAGAGCACGGCGAAGCCGCGTCCCGTATCGATAAGATCGCGGGCCAAGCCGTCCAGATGTTCGAGGAGCAGGATGCGGTTCGGCAGCTCGGTGAGGGGATCGTGCCTGACGCGCCAGTCGCCGATGCTGATGAGGCGCGCCGCCGTGTCGGTCTGGTGACGCA
Protein-coding regions in this window:
- a CDS encoding alpha/beta fold hydrolase, which produces MRLVFIPAFACDGDLCEPLVPLLRPDFDCETVTPAEPDLAACAKLVLNQMGDAPFLVAGTSFGGHVAREVALMAPYQVRGLIVMGAGPAGVSDRAPLERRRAAIEADGGAEMLEDMARRIVFEPEGRGQEAADAFRRMTERAPASRLLAQNEALATRPDRTGDLSRITCPALLIWGADDQFSPPGAGQGMAEALPDARFVLLEECGHLPSLETPMRVAAEIRRRFVPELPTGA
- a CDS encoding aldo/keto reductase — its product is MQKRPLGRTGLHVSRICLGTMTFGEQNTESEAHAQLDRAVEAGVDFLDMAELYPIPPKAETQGATERFIGSWLKARGLRDRVLIATKVVGRSDSTWFRRDASKPRLDLANIREALEGSLKRLGVEAIDLYQVHWPDRPTSGFGSVPTRWKSPAADPTEVPIEETLDALGQLVCEGKIRHLGLSNESAWGTMRYLAHAERTDAPRVASIQNAYNLLNRVFEPALAEVALREDVGLLAYSPLGQGYLTGKYANGARPEGSRKALFDRLQRYEKPGTAEAVDAYVALAREFGLQPATFANAFVLAQPFVTATIIGATTMAQLEECLAAEDVVWTDEMQAAVDAVHQRVGNPAP